In a single window of the Nicotiana tomentosiformis chromosome 10, ASM39032v3, whole genome shotgun sequence genome:
- the LOC138899860 gene encoding uncharacterized protein, translated as MPLTNNEAEYEALVARLELDRGLGSDVIEVKCDSQLVVNQVYGNFDTKEERLQQYLSKVQALLSQFREWSIIHIPREQNMEADALSKLGLSTEMKGSDFGAVVQQLHSVLDVDGYCEFNSINLIWDWKNEFVEYLRHAKLHKDPKASQTLRTKAAHYCLVDGQLYRRSFQGPLARCLGTS; from the coding sequence ATgccattaactaacaatgaagccgagtatgaggctttggttgcaaGACTTGAACTAGATCGGGGACTAGGCTCCGATGTCATTGAAGTAAAGTGCGACTCCCAGCTAGTGGTAAACCAAGTATACGGAAATTTCGATACCAAGGAGGAGCGCTTGCAACAATACTTGAGCAAGGTTCAAGCGTTACTGTCCCAGTTCAGGGAGTGGTCAATCATCCACATTCCGAGAGAGCAAAATATGGAGGCAGATGCATTATCCAAGTTGGGTTTGTCCACAGAAATGAAAGGATCTGATTTTGGTGCGGTAGTTCAACAACTGCACTCGGTGTTGGATGTGGACGGCTACTGTGAATTTAATTCAATCAACTTAATCTGGGATTGGAAGAACGAGTTTGTTGAATATCTAAGGCATGCAAAATTGCATAAAGACCCAAAAGCATCCCAGACACTACGAACCAAGGCGGCTCATTACTGCCTTGTTGACGGACAGTTATACAGGAGGTCGTTCCAAGGACCATTGGCTCGGTGTTTAGGGACATCGTAG